The nucleotide window TCTTGCGGCTAATTCACActcttatttatttaattgcaCCGAGGTCAGCACGACCACACCTGGACTGCTCGTCAGCTCACCATCCCCGACTTGATCTGTACGCTCATACACGTGTTCGTGCATATATAAGGAATCTACACGCGATGTGTCAGGTTCCACTACAACACGTGCTTgtgttgtatttttatattcgcGTATAACAAAATAGCGACTAGCGCGTATGTCATCGAAGGATTACTCGTATATCTTCGGTGTTTTTTCATCTACTTTTTATCTTCAACCATACCTCTGCATCGACACTCGATCAGCCTGAATATATAGTGTGTTCCTGCGCGCGTGTATGTACGTCGCTACAAGAGTGGCTGCACCCTAGTTGCCGTGTGTTTGACGGGCAAGGGGAGAGGGGGGAGAACGACCGGGGCGAGTataatcaaatttaaaattcccAACGCGGACGAGAGTTGGCGCGGCGTCCAATGAAAGAGTAAACCGACGAATGTAATCAAATCGGATCCCGCGCGTTGTCACATGACTCCGAATAAGCGCCGCTGGTCCGGAGCCCCGCGGTTCTCGTCCTCCGTCGATCGAATCGGCCCGCGAGATTTCCCCAGGGTGAGAATGAAAGCCTCCGAGACGCCCCCCTCCGTGTCTCTGCCTCCCCCGCCTCCGAATCTTCCTTCTGAGAGTCGCAAAACTCAACGCCCGGGTTCGACAGCCgtcatcaaaagttacaaaaCAAGGGTACCTCTTAGAACTCCTTTTGAAGGATACCGAAATTCCTCTCCGAGTCTGACGTTCGACACTTCCCCCATCCCTGTCTTGTAAAATACACTTCCAAGAATATCATGgcttattcattttttttcaaatttcattacctGCAGATTCATATTGTTTCTTGAAACAACTGATAAAACTTCACAGCAGCCTGCATGGTGTACGAATTTCTGTAATTACAATCCAATTCGGATTCTCGGTTTGGATTAGCACTAATTATGAAGTGTATAATAGAAGCAGGGATATCTTAGGGTTAGAATAAGTGAGCTGATTTTGGGTGGAAATATGGGTGGCGATGTTAAACGTAAGTTGCCCGTAAGTGTAACCGTATAACCACAGATTTTTATACATAGGCATAGAAATCTGCGTATGTAACTGacttcaaaattcaattttgtgtCGATCAGCGCCACGTCGGTTATTCTGTGTACCTTTATTTGCCTACAAAATTTGACCACATTTTAAACGCGTCGTCCATTAGAGAGTATGAGTGCCATCCTTCCGCACTCTCCACAGGGCTAAATCATTCTGCAGCAATAAGTGGAGATATACTTATAAGCTATCGCGACACATCACACACCAAGCGAGTGTTAAGTCAGTTTAAGTACGTGCTAGGCCGCTGGTGTCGCTAGGCCCTGGGTCAGCCCCTTGACATcactgctcgtatactaaaaattgtacgcgtctTGTCCctgttttttagttcctctacgtaGCGCTAGtagtagacttctgacacgctcgctgccctcgctgaccgcgcgcaaGCTCGTCAGGTAACTTCTAGCGCCACTAGCGGTGGAAATTGGCGGCAGGatcgagggacattttgcgaaccacttttagcaccgtgtgtcagggggctgcCCTGGGTCAATTGACTCGGGATAAAGCGCCTGCTGACATCTCGTGagcgttttgaaacacgaaCCCCTTCCCGGTTCCCGACTGTTGGGTAGCAGAACATCATGTTCCCGCTCGAACTTTACGTTGCATCCGTTTGGATTTATTTACCATGCAATATATGTTACCGACTTGGGCAATAGGTTAAAATAATGCGACATCGGACAAAGAATTTGACAAACAGAAATACTTTTATTCAACAGTCGCGTCAGTATTACAGAGATTCACGCTTAGGTATATATCGGCGTTCACAAGACGCAAGGTAGGTATCGTACATGCATATGCACCATTTGGAATGGCACGCAATTAATCGACGACGATGATTGTCTTTAATGTCCTACGTATATATGTGAAAAacttgatataaaaatataaatgaaaataaacatttttttctcatagttttattattgttatgctTCAACGTGTAGTCGCTCATTGTTCCCAGGAGGTAAGCCTAGCGCAGGAACCTTCCAAGGTTCAAAGTGTCTGCCCAGCTCGCTTTACTTACCTTGATACTTTTATCCGACATTACATCGAGAGAGGTATCTCCCTTAAAAGTTTTAAACCGCTGAACATTGCGGGTGTGCTCTTCCATACCGTTTATACTACCGTCGACATCGAGTCTGCCAGCCTTCAGGTTTAACTGTATGTCATTTTGCTCGGGTACTACGAGGTTGACATCGCCTGACGAGGATATGCTGGAATTAGCCGATAAACGAACAACACGTACCCTGGAGGGTCCTGTATTCAACTTCGCATCCAAGGATCCGTCTAGACAAACTATAAAAGTCAAAAATACATCAGGTTGCGGTGAAAAACCCCTTAAATAAACCATCTACTGCGACAACTTACGTATATTCAATCCTCCGTTTCCCGGTATGTCGATGGTAGAATCCATGTGGAGGTTGTTCAGGGTAAGATTACCATTCTCAGTGGTGAAATATGAATTGGTACAGTAACTGCTGCCTATGTCGACATCCCCGTTTTCTGTGGACACCTTTAAATCCGTGCCTAAAAATTTATCGGCACGAACTGTCTgtaatagaaaaaagaaaaaccaaaagaAAAACCAACGGAGGATGAAAAAGTAACgcagaaagaaaacaaaaggaaaaataaaacccATCTGactgtatgtatacgtatcaCGCAAGAGACGGGTGAAATCTCACCCCTCTGTCGACAGTgttgatttcaatatttccttGAAGAGTGCGACGTAGAGTAACGGAACCACCATCGTCAGACGACAGTATCATTTGACTCGCCTGCAACTTCTCCCCAGTTATATTACCCGCCGCGGTTCTTACTATGATCGAGTCTGATACCATGCCAGAAACATTGACGCTGCTCATACCGGCTGCCCGGACATCAACATCTGAAAAAAGTGAAGCGCAATTCGTGATACCTGTTTTCAGCTGATTTAAAACCATCTACCAAATTATATATCGTGGCTAACTTGTGAAATGAATAGGTATTTTTGCTAAACCCCGACGCACAATGGAATTACTGAACCGTAGTACGAAACCATGCATAGAAGTATCTGAAGAGTAATTATACCTCACTTATGCAGCGCTCAATTGATAGACACTAAAACTGGGCTAAGACGAAAGGGCGTAATTTATCGCGTCTTCATACTTGCAAAAGTTTGAAACTCTGATCTCACGATTGTTAGCCTCAGAGCTACGTGACCTAAGCAATTTTAAACTGATTCATAACATTTATATTACGAAAcaaagttcgttttttcttaccaaaccGGATTGGTGACTCTATGAGGCATTTGGCATTGGCGGGAATCGGCGTATCTCCTTTGACTTCCCAGACTTCGCGGTCATTTACTTCGACAGAGATAAGACTAGAGGGCCGGTTCTCCACGGCAGAGTCTTCAACGACCAGGACACGGACGAGGAGGGTATTCATATCAGGATACCTTTCGAAGTCGGTGGGTCGAATTTCAACATCGCAAGGTACCTCGACGACCACCTTACCAAAAGGATTAACATTCTTTGCGACCTCCTGAAGAACGACCGCTCGCTTATTCTCATACTCGGTGGAACCTCCAAAGCAACGACTGCCCGCCGGAATATTCGCGTACAGTTTTTGGTTCAGACGAAGATACGATAGGAAAAATCGCCCACACGCCGTATTCATTCTGATACCTCCGCTGACCGAGAGCCAGGGAACCTAACTAAATGTAACTAACTTAACCTAGTCTAACCT belongs to Neodiprion lecontei isolate iyNeoLeco1 chromosome 5, iyNeoLeco1.1, whole genome shotgun sequence and includes:
- the LOC107217234 gene encoding protein FAM185A isoform X2, coding for MNTACGRFFLSYLRLNQKLYANIPAGSRCFGGSTEYENKRAVVLQEVAKNVNPFGKVVVEVPCDVEIRPTDFERYPDMNTLLVRVLVVEDSAVENRPSSLISVEVNDREVWEVKGDTPIPANAKCLIESPIRFDVDVRAAGMSSVNVSGMVSDSIIVRTAAGNITGEKLQASQMILSSDDGGSVTLRRTLQGNIEINTVDRGTVRADKFLGTDLKVSTENGDVDIGSSYCTNSYFTTENGNLTLNNLHMDSTIDIPGNGGLNIHGSLDAKLNTGPSRVRVVRLSANSSISSSGDVNLVVPEQNDIQLNLKAGRLDVDGSINGMEEHTRNVQRFKTFKGDTSLDVMSDKSIKVSKASWADTLNLGRFLR
- the LOC107217234 gene encoding protein FAM185A isoform X1, with the protein product MNTACGRFFLSYLRLNQKLYANIPAGSRCFGGSTEYENKRAVVLQEVAKNVNPFGKVVVEVPCDVEIRPTDFERYPDMNTLLVRVLVVEDSAVENRPSSLISVEVNDREVWEVKGDTPIPANAKCLIESPIRFDVDVRAAGMSSVNVSGMVSDSIIVRTAAGNITGEKLQASQMILSSDDGGSVTLRRTLQGNIEINTVDRGTVRADKFLGTDLKVSTENGDVDIGSSYCTNSYFTTENGNLTLNNLHMDSTIDIPGNGGLNILCLDGSLDAKLNTGPSRVRVVRLSANSSISSSGDVNLVVPEQNDIQLNLKAGRLDVDGSINGMEEHTRNVQRFKTFKGDTSLDVMSDKSIKVSKASWADTLNLGRFLR
- the LOC107217234 gene encoding protein FAM185A isoform X3, with the translated sequence MNTLLVRVLVVEDSAVENRPSSLISVEVNDREVWEVKGDTPIPANAKCLIESPIRFDVDVRAAGMSSVNVSGMVSDSIIVRTAAGNITGEKLQASQMILSSDDGGSVTLRRTLQGNIEINTVDRGTVRADKFLGTDLKVSTENGDVDIGSSYCTNSYFTTENGNLTLNNLHMDSTIDIPGNGGLNILCLDGSLDAKLNTGPSRVRVVRLSANSSISSSGDVNLVVPEQNDIQLNLKAGRLDVDGSINGMEEHTRNVQRFKTFKGDTSLDVMSDKSIKVSKASWADTLNLGRFLR